A genome region from Dreissena polymorpha isolate Duluth1 chromosome 16, UMN_Dpol_1.0, whole genome shotgun sequence includes the following:
- the LOC127861449 gene encoding uncharacterized protein LOC127861449 — protein sequence MGCFAFLQRKKNNIKERDETTKKRNKTRGWFRRRSNKVAPYEPPAAPEVNIRLTKDGCAFEVRVEIEKKPLPPTLKDRIPLLEEEMRLRLASIEARKRAERRARNTATKRAVREVVPPEQRRKNLKKLHERCLSARSRAVSRGTQSPTHVLSLNIVN from the exons ATGGGGTGTTTTGCATTTCttcaaagaaagaaaaataacataaaggaAAGAGATGAAACCacgaaaaaaagaaataaaaccagAGGCTGGTTTCGAAGGCGTAGTAATAAAGTCGCGCCATACG AACCTCCCGCCGCTCCCGAAGTCAACATCAGACTGACCAAAGATGGCTGCGCGTTTGAGGTGCGAGTGGAGATTGAGAAAAAGCCACTCCCGCCAACATTAAAAGACCGCATTCCC CTCCTCGAGGAGGAAATGCGTTTGAGGTTGGCATCAATTGAAGCCCGGAAGAGGGCAGAGAGGCGCGCCCGGAATACAGCCACAAAGCGCGCAGTACGGGAAGTGGTTCCTCCAGAGCAGCGGAGGAAAAACCTGAAGAAACTGCACGAAAG ATGCCTCTCCGCACGCAGCCGGGCCGTATCAAGGGGAACACAGAGCCCAACCCACGTCCTAAGCCTGAACATTGTGAACTAG